One Mycobacteroides abscessus ATCC 19977 genomic window carries:
- the tsf gene encoding translation elongation factor Ts, which produces MANFTAADVKRLRELTGAGMLDCKNALAESDGDFDKAVEVLRIKGAKDVGKRAERATAEGLVVARDGALVELNSETDFVAKNAEFQALADAIVGAAAAGKIGEVDALLAAKVEDGRTVEQAIADLAAKIGEKLELRRVAYFGGTVEAYLHKRAADLPPAVGVLVEYESASGDATGADAAHAVALQIAALKAKYLTREDVPADVVENERRIAEETAKAEGKPEAALPKIVEGRVTGYYKDVVLLDQPSVSDNKKSVKALLDEAGVTVTRFARFEVGQA; this is translated from the coding sequence ATGGCGAATTTCACTGCCGCCGATGTGAAGCGGCTCCGGGAACTGACCGGTGCCGGAATGCTCGACTGCAAGAACGCCCTGGCCGAGTCTGACGGTGACTTCGACAAGGCCGTCGAGGTGCTGCGCATCAAGGGCGCCAAGGACGTTGGCAAGCGCGCCGAGCGTGCCACCGCCGAAGGCCTCGTCGTCGCGCGTGACGGTGCGCTTGTCGAGTTGAACTCGGAGACCGACTTCGTCGCCAAGAACGCCGAGTTCCAGGCTCTCGCCGACGCCATCGTCGGTGCGGCCGCGGCCGGGAAGATCGGCGAGGTCGACGCTCTGCTGGCCGCCAAGGTCGAGGACGGCCGGACCGTCGAGCAGGCGATCGCCGACCTGGCCGCCAAGATCGGCGAGAAGTTGGAGCTGCGCCGGGTGGCGTACTTCGGCGGAACCGTCGAGGCCTACCTGCACAAGCGTGCCGCGGATCTGCCGCCGGCCGTGGGTGTGCTGGTCGAGTACGAGTCGGCATCGGGCGATGCCACCGGCGCAGACGCTGCGCACGCTGTGGCCCTGCAGATCGCAGCGCTCAAGGCCAAGTACCTGACGCGCGAGGACGTTCCGGCCGATGTGGTCGAGAACGAGCGTCGGATCGCCGAGGAGACCGCGAAGGCAGAGGGCAAGCCCGAGGCGGCACTGCCCAAGATCGTCGAGGGCCGCGTCACCGGTTACTACAAGGATGTCGTGCTGTTGGATCAGCCGTCGGTGTCCGACAACAAGAAGTCTGTCAAGGCTCTGCTTGACGAGGCCGGTGTCACCGTGACCCGCTTCGCGCGGTTCGAGGTCGGCCAGGCCTAG